Genomic window (Tripterygium wilfordii isolate XIE 37 chromosome 11, ASM1340144v1, whole genome shotgun sequence):
GCAAAGCAAGGTCACACCACTACTTCTTCAACAAGAGGAACTAATAAAGCTAGAAAtgtgaacaacaacaacaggcAATCCACCATCCACCTTCCAAAGATCTTTGCTTTTGGTTCTTTCCTTAATCGATTCGAGTTCCGGCATTGGAAATCTGATGTTTCTGATCATGATGCCTCCACCAGTCCAGAAGGTACTGCTTCTCTCCTTCAATTACTTGtttttgtttcccttttttttgGGGGGTTAAAATTTGATTACTTGATAACCCATGATGTGAAAAAAGTTCTCTGTTTGCTCTATATTCATCTCACATTAACTACAATAATCTACAATGGTTTTATACAAAGATTCATACTGGTTTTGGCTCATGAAATCTCAAAGTTCTTTCTCCACACACACAAATGATTTGAAGAGTAAAGCAGAAGCAAGTTTTGCAATCCAAGCACTTGCTTCAGATTAGCAATTCAATGATGATGTTGGTAGTTGACATTATTAATTATTACTAATTAATCTATGTCTTTGTAGTCACTGCATATGCATCAGCAATCAGTATCTGTAGGGAGAAAAAAACAAGACTCTACATGGCTAGCTAGCTTGATTTTGTGctttgttgcttgaaaatcaTTGTCCCATATAATGCCAAAATTATGGTCAAAGAATAATTGCACATGCCAAAATGGAaatgtttaatttttaatttgtgGGGTTTTCTTGATTTCCCTCCAtgatctcattttctttttctactgTCTAAGCCTCTAATTAAGGAGTGATTCTCAAGACGGAATTTTTTTTCAAGGATAAAAATGATTAATTTAGCAAGTCATTCATACGAATTCATTCAACAAGAGTATCAAAGATGGACCCCTTTAGGCATCAATTTAGTGTCATTTCTTGCTAATCATGTCTCAGGCTTGTAATTCATTGTCTAATACTATCCATCTGACTATATTACACAAGTCTATGTCTATACCCCCCATGTTTGGTCCTTGTAAGAAGCCTCATGTGTTTGGACTTAACTTCAAATTTAGCATTTTTTGCATTGGATCCCATAACCCACTAAGAAAAATTTGAACTTTTTGCAGACTCCTTTATATCAATAAAGTTTGAAGACAATGGGAATCCATCATGGGAGAAGGGCACAGTTTCAAAGGTCTCACTTGATCACTGCAGCATCTCATGGAACCACCACAGTTTGACCAAGGAAACTAGTAATAATAATACTAAGAACACCAAGacatctgctgctgctgctgctaatGCAGTGATAGAGCATGCCAAACCTCTTAGGTGGCGAAAGCGGATTGGTCGATTGTTCCAGCTCATCAGATGGAAGAGTAGATCCAACGGTGCGAATGCGTGCCACGCGGGCAGTAAGGTTGAAGGGGTCAAGATGAGGAAGAACTGGATAAGAACTCTGACAAAGAGAAAGacataagaaaaaataaaagagagggaGATATTTGTTTGTAACTTTGTATAGAAGAAAGTGACACCCAACCCCCAAGCTTTTCCAGTTTTCCTCCACCACCCCATAaagtgtttattattat
Coding sequences:
- the LOC120008991 gene encoding uncharacterized protein LOC120008991 — protein: MAREDNLCCYFHPKEVVVGVCALCLTERLLVLAAKQGHTTTSSTRGTNKARNVNNNNRQSTIHLPKIFAFGSFLNRFEFRHWKSDVSDHDASTSPEDSFISIKFEDNGNPSWEKGTVSKVSLDHCSISWNHHSLTKETSNNNTKNTKTSAAAAANAVIEHAKPLRWRKRIGRLFQLIRWKSRSNGANACHAGSKVEGVKMRKNWIRTLTKRKT